The Amycolatopsis mongoliensis genome includes a window with the following:
- a CDS encoding serine hydrolase domain-containing protein, producing the protein MRKGAVILTVAGLLGGLTTAAAANPKSPVQEGLDALVSQERFPAALAWVGRDGTGTSLVAGSARLDRRVPVPRDGRVRAGSNTKTFTAVVVLQLVAEGKVELDAPIERYLPGLVRGDGIDGNAITVRQLLQHTSGLPNYTEYIGVENFEDVQHKFFQPHDLLAAALAHPAKFAPGTRWEYSNTNYLLAGLLIEHVTGRPVQEQITRRVIAKAGLRDTYWPQPGDETIQGPHPHGYALANSTGTEVVDATEMDPSWGGAAGQLISTPSDLAQLSRALLGGKLLPPAQLAEMRKTVDAPLFPGWQYGLGLFRVPLSCGGAYWGHGGDIDGYETRGGATEDGRSVGLAVTALPGTFGDGEKAATAVLSTVDTAFCR; encoded by the coding sequence ATGCGCAAGGGTGCAGTGATCTTGACGGTGGCCGGGCTGCTGGGCGGCCTGACCACGGCGGCGGCCGCGAACCCGAAGTCGCCCGTGCAGGAAGGCCTCGACGCGCTGGTGAGCCAGGAGCGGTTCCCGGCGGCACTGGCCTGGGTGGGCCGGGACGGCACCGGCACGTCGCTGGTCGCCGGGTCGGCGCGGCTCGACCGCCGCGTCCCGGTCCCGCGCGACGGCCGGGTCCGGGCGGGCAGCAACACGAAGACCTTCACCGCGGTCGTCGTCCTCCAGCTGGTGGCCGAGGGCAAGGTCGAGCTGGACGCGCCGATCGAGAGGTACCTGCCCGGGCTGGTGCGCGGGGACGGCATCGACGGCAACGCCATCACCGTCCGGCAGCTGCTGCAGCACACCAGCGGCCTGCCGAACTACACCGAATACATCGGCGTGGAGAACTTCGAGGACGTCCAGCACAAGTTCTTCCAGCCGCACGACCTGCTCGCCGCCGCGCTGGCCCATCCGGCGAAGTTCGCGCCCGGCACCAGGTGGGAGTACAGCAACACCAACTACCTGCTGGCCGGCCTGCTGATCGAGCACGTGACGGGGCGTCCGGTGCAGGAGCAGATCACCCGGCGGGTGATCGCGAAGGCGGGCCTGCGCGACACGTACTGGCCGCAGCCGGGCGACGAGACGATCCAGGGGCCGCACCCGCACGGCTACGCGCTCGCGAACAGCACGGGCACCGAGGTCGTCGACGCGACCGAGATGGATCCGTCGTGGGGCGGGGCGGCCGGCCAGCTGATCTCGACACCGAGCGACCTCGCGCAGCTTTCGCGTGCGCTGCTCGGCGGCAAGCTGCTGCCGCCCGCGCAGCTGGCCGAAATGCGCAAGACCGTCGACGCGCCGCTGTTCCCGGGGTGGCAGTACGGCCTCGGCCTGTTCCGCGTCCCGCTGAGCTGCGGCGGCGCCTACTGGGGCCACGGCGGCGACATCGACGGCTACGAAACCCGCGGCGGCGCCACCGAAGACGGCCGTTCGGTCGGGCTCGCGGTCACCGCGCTGCCGGGGACCTTCGGCGACGGGGAGAAGGCGGCGACCGCAGTGCTGTCCACTGTGGACACGGCGTTCTGCCGGTGA
- a CDS encoding zinc-binding dehydrogenase: MSTTMRAAVCVGAGGPEVLEVRELPVPAVRESWSLVRVRGAGLNRSELRTRQGHSPDVRFPRVLGIECVGVVAESTDPALPEGTTVAAVMGEMGREFDGGYAEYALLPNALLMPIKTTLPWEVLAALPETYLTAQGALDALGLEPGTRLLIRGGTSSVGLAAASIAAGHGVEIASTTRRPDKAGALTAAGVTHVVLDSGPLELPWVPDFVLDLVGARTAVDSLSLVRRGGTVCVAGSLSGWSIADFQPVAMIPSGTRLTAFHSKDMTGRADVLQRIVGEVEAGVHRPHIDRVFGLDEIVAAHRYMEDDQASGKLVVVP, from the coding sequence GTGAGCACGACTATGCGCGCGGCGGTCTGTGTCGGAGCGGGTGGCCCGGAGGTCCTGGAGGTCCGTGAGCTGCCGGTGCCGGCGGTCCGGGAGTCCTGGAGCCTGGTCCGGGTGCGGGGCGCGGGCCTGAACCGGTCGGAGCTGCGGACCCGGCAGGGCCATTCGCCGGACGTGCGGTTCCCGCGGGTGCTCGGGATCGAATGCGTGGGTGTCGTGGCCGAGTCGACCGATCCCGCGCTGCCGGAGGGGACGACCGTCGCGGCGGTGATGGGCGAGATGGGGCGCGAGTTCGACGGCGGCTACGCGGAGTACGCGTTGCTGCCGAACGCGCTGCTGATGCCGATCAAGACGACGTTGCCGTGGGAAGTCCTGGCCGCGCTGCCCGAGACGTACCTGACGGCCCAGGGCGCGCTGGACGCACTGGGCCTCGAGCCGGGAACGCGGCTGCTGATCCGCGGCGGGACGTCCTCGGTCGGGCTGGCGGCGGCGTCGATCGCCGCGGGCCACGGCGTCGAGATCGCTTCGACGACCCGCCGGCCGGACAAGGCCGGCGCGCTGACCGCAGCGGGCGTCACCCACGTCGTCCTCGACTCCGGCCCCCTGGAGCTGCCGTGGGTGCCCGACTTCGTCTTGGACCTCGTCGGCGCGCGCACGGCGGTGGACTCGCTGAGCCTGGTCCGCCGCGGCGGCACCGTCTGCGTGGCGGGGTCGCTGAGCGGGTGGTCGATCGCGGACTTCCAGCCGGTGGCGATGATCCCGTCCGGCACGCGGCTGACGGCCTTCCACAGCAAGGACATGACGGGCCGCGCGGACGTGCTGCAGCGGATCGTCGGCGAGGTCGAGGCGGGGGTCCACCGGCCGCACATCGACCGGGTCTTCGGCCTGGACGAGATCGTGGCCGCCCACCGGTACATGGAGGACGACCAGGCCAGCGGGAAGCTGGTCGTGGTGCCCTGA
- a CDS encoding PDR/VanB family oxidoreductase: MTLELVVADKEEIADGVVRLTLRAPDGRPLPAWEPGAHVDLLLPGDVVRQYSLCGRPGDTSAYQVAVLREPGGRGGSAYVHDELGAGHRVLLDGPRNHFALVDAKRYLFVAGGIGITPILPMIGRVAEAGREWELVYGGRTRSSMAFTADLRRHEGRVTIRPQDEHGLLDLPALLAEPRPDTAVYCCGPEPLLAAVEQHCAGWPEDALRVERFAPVPDDGPGTAFEVELAGSGRVLAVPADRSILDVVEESGVPVLSSCREGTCGTCETGVLGGTPDHRDSVLTAAERREGEVMMICVSRSCSPRLVLDL, translated from the coding sequence ATGACGCTCGAACTGGTGGTGGCGGACAAGGAAGAGATCGCCGACGGTGTCGTCCGGCTGACGCTGCGGGCGCCGGACGGGCGGCCGCTCCCGGCCTGGGAACCGGGTGCGCACGTCGACCTGCTGCTGCCCGGCGACGTCGTCCGGCAGTACTCGCTGTGCGGCAGGCCCGGCGATACGTCGGCGTACCAGGTCGCGGTCCTCCGCGAACCCGGCGGCCGGGGCGGATCGGCGTACGTGCACGACGAACTCGGTGCCGGGCACCGCGTTCTCCTGGACGGGCCGCGCAACCACTTCGCGCTCGTCGACGCGAAACGCTACCTGTTCGTCGCGGGCGGCATCGGCATCACGCCGATCCTGCCGATGATCGGCCGGGTCGCCGAGGCGGGCCGCGAGTGGGAGCTCGTCTACGGCGGCCGGACGCGCTCCTCGATGGCCTTCACCGCCGACCTTCGACGCCACGAGGGCCGCGTGACGATCCGGCCGCAGGACGAACACGGGCTGCTCGACCTGCCCGCGCTGCTGGCCGAGCCGCGACCGGACACCGCGGTGTACTGCTGCGGCCCGGAACCGCTGCTCGCGGCGGTGGAGCAGCACTGCGCCGGCTGGCCCGAGGACGCCCTGCGTGTCGAGCGGTTCGCCCCGGTGCCGGACGACGGCCCGGGGACCGCGTTCGAGGTCGAGCTCGCCGGGTCGGGCCGCGTCCTGGCGGTTCCGGCGGACCGGTCGATCCTCGACGTCGTCGAGGAGTCGGGTGTCCCCGTGCTGTCTTCGTGCCGGGAAGGCACGTGCGGCACGTGCGAAACCGGCGTGCTGGGCGGCACGCCGGACCACCGCGACTCGGTGCTGACCGCGGCGGAACGGCGCGAAGGCGAGGTGATGATGATCTGCGTCTCGCGTTCGTGCTCACCCCGGCTCGTGCTCGACCTCTGA
- a CDS encoding aromatic ring-hydroxylating dioxygenase subunit alpha — translation MSAIPRDQWYVAAYGSEIGQDLFSRTICGEPILFWRTRDGGVTAMADRCVHRRFPLSQAPSRLVDDQVVCGYHGFTYGADGKCVSVPGQPRVPRTARLHRYPLAEQDSFVWVFIGDPEKADTAKIPRAPYLDSPGYTTVAGMEPLKARYSLLVDNLLDLSHETYLHGGYIGTPEVAETPITTEVDDEAGIVSVSRHMADAACPPFYAKSTGLQGRITRWQDIEYTPPCLYKLHSRIAPVGSVPNPDGSDPDAFHVEVVYAITPETEHSTHDFWAVARDFALDDDGVSAFLAENNRTVVLQDVEALDVLERVIAAEPDGYQELSINIDTGGLAARRLLQRLVTP, via the coding sequence ATGAGCGCCATCCCCCGCGACCAGTGGTACGTCGCCGCGTACGGCTCCGAGATCGGCCAGGACCTGTTCAGCCGCACCATTTGCGGCGAGCCGATCCTGTTCTGGCGGACCCGCGACGGCGGCGTCACCGCGATGGCCGACCGCTGCGTGCACCGCCGGTTCCCGCTGTCGCAGGCGCCGTCCCGGCTCGTCGACGACCAGGTCGTCTGCGGCTACCACGGCTTCACCTACGGCGCCGACGGAAAGTGCGTGTCCGTGCCCGGCCAGCCCCGGGTGCCGCGGACCGCGCGGCTGCACCGGTATCCGCTGGCGGAACAGGACTCCTTCGTCTGGGTGTTCATCGGCGACCCGGAAAAGGCGGACACCGCGAAGATCCCGCGCGCGCCCTACCTCGACTCGCCCGGGTACACGACGGTCGCCGGGATGGAACCGCTGAAGGCGCGGTACTCCCTGCTGGTCGACAACCTGCTGGACCTGTCGCACGAGACCTACCTGCACGGCGGCTACATCGGCACGCCGGAGGTCGCGGAAACGCCGATCACGACCGAGGTCGACGACGAGGCCGGGATCGTCTCCGTGTCCCGGCACATGGCCGACGCGGCGTGCCCGCCCTTCTACGCCAAGTCCACCGGCCTCCAGGGCCGCATCACGCGCTGGCAGGACATCGAGTACACGCCGCCGTGCCTGTACAAGCTGCACAGCCGCATCGCGCCGGTCGGGTCCGTGCCGAACCCGGACGGCAGCGACCCGGACGCCTTCCACGTCGAGGTCGTCTACGCGATCACGCCCGAGACCGAGCACTCGACGCACGACTTCTGGGCGGTGGCCCGGGACTTCGCGCTCGACGACGACGGCGTTTCGGCCTTCCTCGCGGAGAACAACCGCACGGTCGTCCTGCAGGACGTCGAAGCGCTCGACGTCCTCGAGCGGGTGATCGCCGCCGAACCGGACGGCTACCAGGAGCTGTCGATCAACATCGACACCGGCGGCCTCGCCGCCCGCCGGCTGCTGCAGCGGCTGGTCACGCCGTGA
- a CDS encoding IclR family transcriptional regulator, producing MPGRGRVPGATGPVLGRALRVLGAFTPDRPALRLSEIARRAGMPAATAHRVLREFCEWGALERDESGTYRVGLRLWELGALAPRGLGLRERALPFLEDLSQITRENVQLAVREGAEVVYIERIAGTGAVPVLTRVGGRFALTATGVGLVLLAHAPADVQEDVLRNPIERYTPETVTDPDRLRHMLADVRTHGFSISERQVTLDSLSVGAPIQDARGQVVAAVSLVVRYGSAAPHALAPLVMTSARAISRALG from the coding sequence ATGCCAGGTCGAGGTCGGGTTCCGGGGGCCACCGGGCCCGTTCTCGGGCGGGCGTTGCGGGTGCTCGGTGCTTTCACCCCCGACCGGCCCGCCTTGAGACTGAGCGAGATCGCGCGCCGGGCCGGGATGCCCGCCGCCACCGCGCACCGCGTGCTGCGGGAGTTCTGCGAGTGGGGTGCGCTCGAGCGGGACGAGTCGGGCACCTACCGCGTGGGGCTGCGGCTGTGGGAGCTCGGGGCGCTCGCGCCGCGCGGGCTGGGGCTGCGTGAGCGCGCCCTGCCGTTCCTCGAAGACCTCTCCCAGATCACCCGCGAGAACGTGCAGCTCGCCGTCCGCGAAGGCGCCGAGGTCGTCTACATCGAGCGGATCGCCGGGACCGGGGCCGTTCCCGTGCTGACGCGCGTCGGCGGGCGGTTCGCGCTCACCGCGACCGGGGTCGGGCTCGTCCTGCTCGCCCACGCGCCCGCCGACGTGCAGGAGGACGTTCTCCGCAACCCGATCGAGCGGTACACCCCCGAGACCGTCACCGATCCGGACCGCCTGCGGCACATGCTGGCCGACGTGCGCACCCACGGCTTCTCCATCAGCGAGCGCCAGGTGACCCTCGACAGCCTGTCCGTCGGCGCGCCGATCCAGGACGCGCGCGGCCAGGTCGTCGCCGCCGTGTCGCTCGTGGTGCGCTACGGCAGCGCTGCGCCGCACGCGCTGGCCCCGCTGGTCATGACCAGCGCCCGCGCGATCTCGCGCGCACTCGGCTGA
- a CDS encoding DUF4097 family beta strand repeat-containing protein codes for MQTFATPAPITATLDFPAGRVRLLAADRADTTVEVRPADPGKSRDVKAAEQTTVTCTDGVLRIHTPQGRNQYFGPSGSIEVTVALPTGSRVDATTAGSELESTGRLGDVSFTGAYRHIKLAEAAGVHLSATDGDVHIARLDGPADISTARGDIHIGEAAGGTVTLTTQSGSITVGAAPGVSASLDAGTTYGRIDNTLKNNGTPELTIRATTSQGDIVARSL; via the coding sequence ATGCAGACCTTCGCCACCCCCGCCCCGATCACCGCCACCCTCGACTTCCCCGCCGGACGCGTCCGGCTGCTCGCCGCCGACCGCGCCGACACCACCGTCGAGGTCCGCCCCGCCGACCCGGGCAAGAGCCGCGACGTCAAGGCCGCCGAGCAGACCACCGTCACCTGCACCGACGGCGTCCTGCGGATCCACACCCCGCAGGGCAGGAACCAGTACTTCGGCCCGTCGGGCTCCATCGAGGTCACCGTCGCGCTGCCCACCGGCTCCCGCGTCGACGCCACCACTGCCGGCAGCGAACTCGAGAGCACCGGCCGCCTCGGCGACGTGAGCTTCACCGGCGCCTACCGCCACATCAAGCTCGCCGAAGCCGCCGGCGTCCACCTGAGCGCGACCGACGGCGACGTCCACATCGCCCGCCTCGACGGCCCGGCCGACATCAGCACCGCCCGCGGCGACATCCACATCGGCGAGGCCGCCGGCGGCACGGTCACGCTGACGACCCAGTCCGGCAGCATCACGGTCGGCGCGGCCCCCGGCGTCTCCGCGTCCCTCGACGCGGGCACGACCTACGGCCGCATCGACAACACCCTCAAGAACAACGGCACCCCCGAGCTCACCATCCGGGCCACCACCTCCCAGGGCGACATCGTCGCCCGCAGCCTCTGA
- a CDS encoding DUF2235 domain-containing protein, producing MKKRLVICCDGTWNSLKQPVPTNVARVWDVVPGEAADGVRQLTCYHEGVGAGLPWLGHLAGGAFGWGLSANVRKAYEFVVENYVPGDELFFFGFSRGAYTARSTVGFIRNCGVLRPEHAGRIGEAYRLYRNRDEATGPDSPDAVRFREEHAHEDVTPIRFLGVWDTVGALGIPLSGGRWLHRLNRRWQFHDMTLSSTVQSAFQALAVDEHRKSYVPAVWKPSRKPAEQNQEREQVWFAGAHSDVGGGYREHALSDIALRWLASRAERCGLAFDPGAFGGPAGANAEGTLHDSLNGFFRLFGSADRPIGEKDAPSESLASSVLDRHRAMVYSPANLVTYLEGSPKITTV from the coding sequence ATGAAGAAACGCTTGGTGATCTGCTGCGACGGGACCTGGAACTCGCTCAAGCAGCCGGTTCCGACGAATGTCGCCCGGGTGTGGGACGTCGTGCCGGGCGAGGCCGCGGACGGCGTGCGCCAGCTGACCTGCTACCACGAAGGGGTCGGCGCCGGCCTGCCCTGGCTGGGGCACCTCGCCGGCGGAGCGTTCGGCTGGGGGCTGTCGGCCAACGTGCGGAAGGCCTACGAGTTCGTCGTCGAGAACTACGTGCCCGGGGACGAGCTGTTCTTCTTCGGGTTCAGCCGCGGCGCCTACACCGCGCGCAGCACCGTCGGCTTCATCCGCAACTGCGGCGTCCTGCGTCCCGAGCACGCCGGCCGGATCGGCGAGGCGTACCGGCTCTACCGGAACCGCGACGAGGCGACCGGGCCGGACAGCCCGGACGCCGTCCGGTTCCGCGAGGAGCACGCCCACGAAGACGTGACGCCCATCCGGTTCCTCGGCGTGTGGGACACGGTGGGCGCCCTGGGCATCCCGCTGAGCGGTGGCCGGTGGCTGCACCGGCTCAACCGGCGCTGGCAGTTCCACGACATGACGCTGTCCTCGACCGTGCAGTCGGCCTTCCAGGCGCTGGCGGTGGACGAGCACCGGAAGTCCTACGTCCCGGCCGTGTGGAAGCCGTCACGGAAACCCGCGGAGCAGAACCAGGAACGGGAGCAGGTCTGGTTCGCCGGAGCCCATTCCGACGTCGGGGGCGGGTACCGGGAGCACGCCCTGTCGGACATCGCCCTGCGCTGGCTGGCGAGCCGGGCCGAGAGGTGTGGCCTCGCCTTCGACCCGGGCGCGTTCGGCGGCCCGGCCGGTGCGAACGCGGAGGGGACGCTGCACGACTCCCTCAACGGGTTCTTCCGGCTGTTCGGCTCGGCCGACCGCCCGATCGGCGAGAAGGACGCGCCGTCGGAGTCGCTGGCGTCCAGCGTGCTCGACCGGCACCGGGCCATGGTGTACTCGCCCGCGAACCTCGTGACCTACCTCGAAGGCAGCCCCAAGATCACCACGGTCTGA
- a CDS encoding LysR substrate-binding domain-containing protein, with amino-acid sequence MLSLCAAAGFEPRIGYTSDDMVVLQALVVAGLGVTTSPGLALRAHRAEGIVASELPGSHQHIYAATYGEPPDPPATTALLAALAEAAASVPGRP; translated from the coding sequence CTGCTGTCGCTGTGCGCCGCGGCGGGGTTCGAACCCCGGATCGGCTACACCTCCGACGACATGGTCGTCCTGCAGGCGCTGGTCGTCGCCGGGCTGGGCGTGACCACCAGCCCCGGGCTGGCCCTGCGCGCCCACCGCGCCGAAGGCATCGTGGCGAGCGAGCTGCCCGGGTCGCACCAGCACATCTACGCGGCGACCTACGGCGAACCGCCCGACCCGCCCGCCACCACCGCACTGCTCGCCGCGCTCGCCGAAGCCGCGGCCTCCGTGCCGGGGCGACCTTGA
- a CDS encoding LysR substrate-binding domain-containing protein has protein sequence MLAARAAEILGRLDAADAELSAHVGLSAGRVRVASFSSVIGSLIPRAVAALTGRHPGLQIGLTDTEPPEALELLRTGKIDVAIIFRYDDTEPEPPDVRLHHLLDDPLYLLSTLRDATWIAAATGAASTCCRCAPRRGSNPGSATPPTTWSSCRRWSSPGWA, from the coding sequence TTGCTGGCGGCCCGGGCGGCCGAGATCCTCGGGCGGCTCGACGCCGCCGACGCCGAACTGTCCGCCCACGTCGGGCTGAGCGCCGGGCGGGTGCGCGTGGCCAGCTTCTCGTCCGTGATCGGCTCGCTCATCCCGCGGGCGGTGGCCGCGCTGACCGGCAGGCATCCCGGCCTGCAGATCGGCCTGACCGACACCGAACCGCCCGAGGCACTGGAACTGCTGCGCACCGGCAAGATCGACGTCGCGATCATCTTCCGCTACGACGACACCGAGCCCGAACCGCCGGACGTCCGCCTGCACCACCTGCTCGACGATCCGCTGTACCTGCTGTCCACCCTGCGCGACGCCACCTGGATCGCGGCTGCGACCGGTGCCGCGTCCACCTGCTGTCGCTGTGCGCCGCGGCGGGGTTCGAACCCCGGATCGGCTACACCTCCGACGACATGGTCGTCCTGCAGGCGCTGGTCGTCGCCGGGCTGGGCGTGA
- a CDS encoding dihydrofolate reductase family protein, producing MKGEAPTPTSVTPGTRLHEWMFTTRWWQAGGSGGIDDAFIRQHDPGIGAEIMGAGKFGHPGWHEDPDWQGAWGPNPPFHTPVFVLTHHPRPPIEMAGGTTFHFLDASPAEALDVAREAAQGKDIRLGGGATTIREFLAAGLVDHLHVVIVPIVLGRGVRLWDGLEGLEKDYQVEAASSPSGVTHVTFTRTAG from the coding sequence GTGAAGGGCGAAGCGCCGACGCCCACTTCGGTCACGCCGGGGACCCGGCTGCACGAATGGATGTTCACCACCCGGTGGTGGCAGGCCGGCGGCAGCGGCGGCATCGACGACGCCTTCATCCGGCAGCACGACCCGGGGATCGGCGCCGAGATCATGGGCGCCGGCAAGTTCGGCCACCCCGGCTGGCACGAGGACCCGGACTGGCAGGGGGCGTGGGGCCCGAACCCGCCGTTCCACACGCCGGTCTTCGTCCTCACCCACCACCCGCGCCCGCCGATCGAAATGGCGGGCGGCACGACCTTCCACTTCCTCGACGCGTCACCGGCCGAGGCGCTCGACGTCGCCCGCGAAGCCGCGCAGGGCAAGGACATCCGCCTCGGCGGCGGCGCCACGACGATCCGCGAGTTCCTCGCGGCCGGGCTCGTCGACCACCTGCACGTCGTGATCGTCCCGATCGTGCTCGGCCGGGGCGTGCGCCTCTGGGACGGGCTGGAGGGGCTCGAGAAGGACTACCAGGTCGAGGCGGCTTCATCGCCGAGCGGCGTCACGCACGTGACCTTCACCCGCACGGCCGGCTGA
- a CDS encoding alpha/beta fold hydrolase has protein sequence MREHRITANGIDITVAIGGDGPALLLLHGFPHTWRLWSAVIPHLTPHHRVIAPDLRGLGATTRADGGYDAGTLADDAEALLDALGEPAATVAGIDAGAPPAFLLALRRPERVHRLVLMESLLGRLPGAEDFLAGGPPWWFGFHAVPGLAETVLAGHEEDYIGWFLDAGTRRGVPPELRARFVAAYTGRDALRCAFAHYRAMPESARQIAEAVSAARLTVPTVAIGAHPVGDALARQLRPVTDVLESHVLDDCRHLIPLDRPDALVPLLRSGSSRSAGRAGEGHVRDAARR, from the coding sequence GTGCGCGAGCACCGGATCACCGCGAACGGCATCGACATCACCGTCGCGATCGGCGGCGACGGCCCCGCTCTCCTGCTGCTGCACGGCTTCCCGCACACCTGGCGCCTCTGGTCCGCGGTCATCCCGCACCTGACCCCGCACCACCGCGTCATCGCCCCCGACCTGCGCGGCCTCGGCGCGACCACCCGCGCCGACGGCGGCTACGACGCCGGGACCCTCGCCGACGACGCCGAAGCCCTCCTCGACGCCCTCGGCGAACCGGCGGCGACGGTCGCCGGCATCGACGCGGGAGCCCCGCCCGCCTTCCTGCTCGCGCTGCGCCGGCCCGAGCGGGTCCACCGGCTCGTCCTGATGGAGTCCTTGCTCGGCCGCCTCCCCGGCGCCGAAGACTTCCTCGCCGGCGGCCCGCCGTGGTGGTTCGGGTTCCACGCCGTCCCCGGCCTCGCCGAGACGGTGCTGGCCGGGCACGAGGAGGACTACATCGGCTGGTTCCTCGACGCCGGCACCCGCAGGGGCGTGCCTCCCGAGCTCCGGGCCCGGTTCGTCGCCGCCTACACCGGCCGCGACGCGTTGCGGTGCGCGTTCGCCCACTACCGCGCGATGCCCGAGAGCGCGCGGCAGATCGCGGAGGCGGTGTCGGCCGCCCGGCTCACGGTGCCCACCGTGGCGATCGGCGCGCACCCGGTCGGCGACGCCCTCGCCCGCCAGCTGCGCCCGGTGACCGACGTCCTCGAATCCCACGTCCTCGACGACTGCCGCCACCTGATCCCGCTGGACCGCCCGGACGCCCTGGTGCCGCTGCTGAGGTCCGGCAGCTCCCGGTCAGCCGGCCGTGCGGGTGAAGGTCACGTGCGTGACGCCGCTCGGCGATGA
- a CDS encoding winged helix-turn-helix transcriptional regulator yields MTPSPKGARGDLFDPACPTRRLLDRIGTKWTSMAVKVLADADPDEVRFAELQRRMPGVSQKMLSVTLQSLTRDGLVARRVEPTVPPKVHYRLTDLGRSLEVPLAALRSWAEENMPVIDRAAGVARE; encoded by the coding sequence GTGACCCCCTCGCCGAAGGGTGCGCGCGGCGACCTCTTCGACCCCGCGTGCCCGACCCGCCGGCTGCTGGACCGGATCGGCACGAAGTGGACGTCGATGGCGGTCAAGGTGCTGGCCGACGCCGACCCGGACGAGGTGCGCTTCGCGGAGCTGCAGCGGCGGATGCCGGGGGTGTCCCAGAAGATGTTGTCCGTGACGCTGCAGAGCCTCACGCGCGACGGCCTGGTGGCGCGCCGGGTCGAGCCGACGGTGCCGCCGAAGGTCCACTACCGCCTGACCGACCTGGGGCGCTCGCTCGAGGTGCCGCTGGCCGCCCTGCGGTCCTGGGCGGAGGAGAACATGCCGGTGATCGACCGGGCCGCCGGCGTCGCCCGCGAGTGA
- a CDS encoding EthD family reductase, producing MHRLTVLYPPPADEAHFRDYYVRTHLPLAAKLPGLLQSQYSFDVASLAGDRKYFAVFHADFESAETMAAALGSEAGKAVAADVPNYASGGVEMIHYPLS from the coding sequence ATGCACCGGCTCACCGTGCTCTACCCGCCGCCCGCCGACGAGGCCCACTTCCGGGACTACTACGTCCGCACGCACCTGCCGCTGGCGGCGAAGCTGCCGGGGCTCCTGCAGTCGCAGTACTCCTTCGACGTGGCCTCGCTCGCCGGGGACCGCAAGTACTTCGCCGTTTTCCACGCCGACTTCGAGTCGGCCGAGACCATGGCGGCGGCGCTGGGCTCCGAGGCGGGCAAGGCCGTGGCCGCGGATGTGCCGAACTACGCGAGCGGCGGGGTGGAGATGATCCACTACCCGCTCAGCTGA
- a CDS encoding TetR/AcrR family transcriptional regulator — protein sequence MLVWERPEPPDRPVPAPLSRERIVRAAIGLADADGLEAVSLRKVAAALDVGPMRLYGYLATKEELLDLMVDAVYAEIRPAGDGWREVLRSVAESTRRAVHRHEWLADLIGGRPQLGPHALARGEAVLAALDGVDVDIVMPVVTAVDAYVIGTVRREIAERRAERASGMDKRQWQVSFGPYLERTFATGRYPALATVVRDAVHLDADETFRTGLGFLLDGIGAGIAD from the coding sequence ATGTTGGTGTGGGAGCGGCCGGAGCCACCGGACCGACCGGTGCCGGCCCCGCTGAGCCGGGAGCGGATCGTCCGCGCCGCGATCGGGCTGGCCGACGCGGACGGGCTGGAAGCGGTGTCGCTGCGCAAGGTCGCCGCCGCCCTGGACGTCGGGCCGATGCGGCTCTACGGCTACCTCGCCACCAAGGAGGAGCTGCTCGACCTGATGGTCGACGCGGTCTACGCCGAGATCCGGCCGGCCGGCGACGGGTGGCGGGAGGTGCTGCGTTCCGTCGCCGAATCCACCCGGCGAGCCGTGCACCGGCACGAATGGCTCGCCGACCTGATCGGCGGGCGGCCCCAGCTCGGGCCGCACGCGCTGGCCAGGGGCGAGGCCGTGCTGGCCGCGCTCGACGGCGTCGACGTGGACATCGTCATGCCGGTGGTCACCGCGGTCGACGCGTACGTCATCGGGACGGTCCGCCGGGAGATCGCCGAGCGGCGCGCCGAACGGGCCTCGGGGATGGACAAGAGGCAGTGGCAGGTCAGCTTCGGGCCTTATCTGGAGCGGACTTTCGCGACCGGCCGGTACCCCGCGCTGGCCACGGTCGTCCGCGACGCCGTCCACCTGGACGCCGACGAGACCTTCCGGACCGGCCTCGGCTTCCTCCTCGACGGCATCGGAGCCGGCATCGCGGACTGA